A region from the Bombyx mori chromosome 15, ASM3026992v2 genome encodes:
- the RpS8 gene encoding ribosomal protein S8 — MGISRDHWHKRRATGGKRAPIRKKRKYELGRPAANTRLGPQRIHSVRSRGGNTKYRALRLDTGNFSWGSECSTRKTRIIDVVYNASNNELVRTKTLVKNAIVVVDATPFRQWYESHYTLPLGRKKGAKLTEAEEAIINKKRSQKTARKYLARQRLAKVEGALEEQFHTGRLLACVASRPGQCGRADGYILEGKELEFYLRKIKSKRAK; from the exons ATGG GTATTAGTCGGGATCACTGGCATAAGCGAAGGGCCACCGGTGGGAAACGTGCGCCCATACGCAAGAAGAGGAAGTATGAGTTAGGGCGTCCCGCTGCAAACACCAGG CTCGGCCCTCAGCGAATCCACTCCGTTCGTTCACGTGGTGGAAATACTAAGTACCGTGCGCTGCGTCTGGACACCGGTAACTTCTCTTGGGGATCGGAAT GTTCAACTCGCAAAACCCGTATCATTGATGTTGTGTATAATGCATCTAACAATGAATTGGTGCGTACAAAGACCCTTGTCAAGAATGCAATTGTTGTAGTAGATGCAACTCCATTCAGGCAGTGGTATGAGTCGCATTATACGTTGCCTCTTGGGAGGAAGAAGGGAGCGAAACTG ACTGAGGCTGAGGAAGCTATTATCAACAAGAAGAGAAGTCAAAAGACAGCAAGAAAATACTTGGCAAGGCAACGTCTTGCTAAGGTTGAGGGTGCTCTAGAAGAGCAATTCCACACAGGGCGTTTGCTGG CTTGCGTGGCGAGTCGCCCAGGTCAGTGTGGTCGCGCCGATGGTTACATCTTAGAAGGCAAAGAACTCGAGTTCTATCTAAGAAAGATCAAGTCTAAGAGGGCGAAGTAA